From Sporosarcina sp. Te-1, the proteins below share one genomic window:
- a CDS encoding S-ribosylhomocysteine lyase: MSTAEKKMNVESFNLDHTKVKAPYVRLAGMKEGINGDVIRKYDIRFTQPNKEHLEMPAIHSLEHMMAEFSRNHSDQIVDISPMGCQTGYYLALINHDNYDEVLTILEKTLQDVLEADEVPACNEFQCGWAASHSLDGAKEAAKGMLEKRNEWTKVFA; this comes from the coding sequence ATGTCTACAGCAGAAAAAAAGATGAACGTTGAAAGTTTCAATCTGGATCATACGAAGGTGAAAGCGCCCTATGTACGCCTGGCGGGAATGAAAGAAGGAATTAATGGGGATGTCATCCGGAAGTATGATATCCGTTTTACACAACCGAACAAAGAACATCTGGAGATGCCTGCTATTCACTCCCTGGAGCATATGATGGCGGAATTCAGCCGGAACCATTCCGATCAAATTGTCGATATTAGTCCGATGGGATGCCAGACGGGGTACTATCTGGCACTCATCAATCACGATAATTATGATGAGGTGCTCACGATTCTAGAGAAGACATTACAGGACGTCTTAGAAGCAGACGAAGTGCCGGCATGCAATGAATTCCAATGTGGATGGGCCGCCAGCCATAGTCTCGATGGCGCAAAGGAAGCAGCAAAAGGGATGCTGGAAAAACGCAAT
- a CDS encoding class I SAM-dependent methyltransferase — MGIEFNELFDQWAESYDSTVAGFDLEYKDVFARYEDILENVAERSEGFVVEFGVGTGNLTEKLLAEGLEVYGVEPSKGMREKVRRKLPELQLVDGHFLDFPVPEEQVDTVVSTYAFHHLTDDEKGKALVQFHRLLGPKGKIVFADTVFLTELAKEEKTEEAEQKGFFRLARDLRTEFYSTIPNLMDLFHAAGFEVKFDQQNDFVWLMEATKKER, encoded by the coding sequence ATGGGGATTGAGTTTAATGAGCTGTTCGATCAATGGGCGGAGTCGTATGATAGTACGGTTGCTGGGTTTGATTTGGAATATAAAGATGTGTTCGCAAGGTACGAAGATATTTTGGAAAACGTGGCTGAACGAAGTGAGGGCTTCGTAGTGGAATTCGGGGTCGGCACGGGAAATTTAACAGAGAAGCTGTTGGCTGAGGGCTTGGAGGTGTACGGGGTCGAGCCTTCAAAAGGAATGCGAGAAAAGGTACGGCGTAAACTCCCGGAACTTCAGCTCGTCGATGGTCATTTCTTAGACTTTCCTGTACCTGAAGAGCAGGTGGATACAGTGGTCAGCACTTATGCTTTTCATCACTTGACGGATGACGAGAAAGGGAAGGCGCTTGTTCAATTCCACCGACTCCTAGGACCGAAAGGGAAAATCGTGTTTGCCGATACCGTCTTTTTGACGGAGCTGGCGAAGGAGGAGAAGACCGAAGAAGCGGAGCAGAAAGGTTTTTTCCGTCTCGCGAGAGATTTGAGGACGGAGTTTTACTCAACCATTCCGAACTTGATGGACTTGTTTCATGCAGCAGGATTTGAAGTGAAATTTGATCAGCAAAATGATTTTGTTTGGCTAATGGAGGCCACGAAAAAGGAGAGATGA
- a CDS encoding class I SAM-dependent methyltransferase: protein MESAAKDIVECMAVVPGGAEVQRIQTEHRLKLIDFWGIRNGCKVLEIGCGQGDTTAALAYTVGKRGTVLGLDIASPSYGSPVTLGEAADHLRQSALGRQMDIRFECDVLSEELDFPEGSFDVIVFSHCAWYLESFETLEAILTKVKKWGRTLCFAEWDPRIQTVDQYPHLLAVLIQSHYECFKKNSSANVRTLFTPMDVQRLAKSSGWSIQREQTIGSSELQDGEWEIDMTLSEYKELKDLTEVPDKVKELIQSEILLLEKARNQYSIKPLSTYAFTATCEQE from the coding sequence ATGGAGTCGGCAGCAAAGGATATTGTGGAATGTATGGCCGTTGTGCCTGGGGGCGCTGAAGTACAGCGTATTCAGACGGAACATCGTTTGAAGCTCATCGATTTTTGGGGAATTAGAAACGGCTGTAAGGTGTTGGAAATCGGTTGCGGTCAAGGGGACACGACGGCTGCGTTAGCATATACAGTTGGAAAGCGGGGGACTGTTTTAGGACTAGATATTGCCTCCCCTTCTTATGGGAGTCCGGTTACGCTAGGAGAAGCAGCGGATCATTTGAGGCAATCCGCACTCGGTCGCCAAATGGATATCCGATTTGAATGCGACGTATTGTCCGAAGAGCTGGATTTTCCAGAGGGCTCGTTTGATGTTATTGTGTTCTCCCATTGTGCATGGTATTTAGAGTCGTTTGAAACGCTGGAGGCTATATTGACCAAAGTCAAGAAGTGGGGCAGGACTCTTTGTTTTGCGGAATGGGATCCGCGGATCCAAACGGTTGACCAATATCCGCATTTATTGGCGGTGTTGATCCAATCCCATTATGAGTGTTTTAAAAAGAACAGTTCAGCCAATGTCCGGACGTTGTTCACACCGATGGACGTGCAACGGCTTGCGAAGAGCTCGGGCTGGTCGATCCAAAGAGAGCAAACCATTGGTTCATCTGAACTTCAAGATGGAGAATGGGAGATAGATATGACGTTGTCTGAATACAAGGAACTGAAGGATCTCACCGAAGTCCCCGATAAAGTGAAGGAATTGATCCAATCAGAAATTTTGCTTTTGGAAAAAGCACGGAATCAGTATTCAATTAAACCGCTTTCCACGTATGCATTCACTGCAACCTGTGAACAAGAATAG
- a CDS encoding MerR family transcriptional regulator — MTWTINEFSSQTGLSPSTLRYYDKKDVLKPAHRSESGYRLYTEEQLETALMIHSLRQADVAIEEIKQFLLSSEEQKYHFISKWQQQVESKLHNIQIAKQYLGGIRPMENHVHLVRWNETRTFIWFRHTVERNIHPFKTVMEGDLEKVKKWEMRIAPGIFVKTLDSVGETMTGEVGFLLEGAYVRRAPLEVNMYVEHFPPQLFATMEGDVTDPFLCFAFIQMLQKYGFQTKGQKLERFGSVTDRKFTYFIPLMENASM, encoded by the coding sequence ATGACGTGGACCATTAACGAATTTTCTTCCCAGACAGGATTATCTCCCAGTACATTGCGTTACTATGATAAAAAAGATGTCTTGAAGCCTGCTCACAGATCGGAAAGCGGGTATCGGCTCTACACAGAGGAACAGTTGGAGACGGCCTTGATGATCCATTCGTTGCGGCAAGCAGATGTGGCCATTGAGGAGATAAAACAATTTCTGCTTTCTTCAGAAGAGCAAAAATACCATTTCATCTCAAAGTGGCAACAGCAAGTGGAATCCAAGTTACATAACATCCAAATCGCCAAACAATATCTTGGCGGTATCCGGCCTATGGAAAATCATGTCCATCTGGTACGATGGAACGAAACGCGTACATTCATTTGGTTTCGACATACAGTAGAGCGGAACATCCATCCTTTCAAGACCGTGATGGAAGGTGATTTGGAGAAAGTGAAAAAATGGGAGATGCGGATTGCTCCTGGCATTTTCGTGAAAACATTGGATTCAGTTGGTGAAACGATGACGGGCGAAGTCGGTTTCCTCTTGGAGGGCGCATACGTACGCCGAGCACCGTTGGAAGTCAATATGTATGTGGAACACTTCCCTCCCCAACTGTTCGCGACCATGGAAGGAGACGTAACTGACCCATTCCTTTGCTTCGCTTTCATTCAAATGCTTCAAAAGTATGGGTTTCAAACGAAAGGACAGAAACTGGAACGGTTCGGTTCTGTGACGGATCGTAAATTTACGTATTTTATACCATTGATGGAGAACGCAAGTATGTAA